A region of the Methanobrevibacter ruminantium M1 genome:
TGACGATGTAGATTCCTATCTAAGTATTGAGGACGTATTTAAATTTGATGATGATGAAATTTCAGTTTAAATTTGACTTTTAAATTTGAATAATGATTTTGAATTTCTGTTTAGCTTTGATTAAAATTTTAAATTTGAATAATGATTATTGATTTAATTTAAACTTGACTAGTCATTGTCAAATTTGATTATAATTTTTTAAAAAATCTTAATTTTTATATAATTTATTTAGGGGATGATTTTGTTGATATTAGACATATATAAAGATTCTTTAGAATATTCGGCTAAGGATTTAAAAACTTTATTGATTATTGGAGTATGTTATTTCTTAAGTTTCCTTTTCCTTCCAATGTTCTTGATTTACGGCTATTCCTACAGGGTTACAAAGGTCTCTGTAGAAGGGATGATTAACGGTAACGATCCATTGCCAGAATTTGATGATGTGATTGGCATGTTTGTTGACGGCATAAAGGTTTGCCTGGTCTATCTGGGATATGCGCTGGTTCCAATAATAATATTCATGGTCTTTGCTTTAGTCTCCAGCGCTATTGGAGGATATGGCGAATCTGTATTGATGGCATTTGGCTCTATTATTACTCTTCTAGCCATAATCGGCGCTTATGTGATGAGCATGTTTGGAGTTGCAAACATGGCTAATTACGACGGCGCATTGGCAAAGGCATTTGACATTAAGGAGATTATTGAAATCATACAGTCCGTCGGCGTTGTAAGAAGCGTAGGGGCATATATTGGATTGGCTATTATTTGCACTGCAATCTTTATGATTGTTGGACTATTGCTCTTCTTTGTATTCGGATTCTTTGGAATAATCACTGGAACCTTAGGGTCCTATACTGCAGCAGGAGGCATATTCATTGCAGGAATTATCTTAGGTTACTTCTTAATGCTATTCATTGTAAGTCCTTATATTTTGATTATGCAATCAAGAGTTGCTGGATTATTATATAACCTTCATTAAATCTAATTTTAGTTATTTTGGTGAGTTTATGGCTAGCATTACAGACATTATAAAGGAAGGACTTAAATATCCATTCAATGACACTAGAAAGGTATTGATTCTTGGGCTAATATTCCTCATCTCTGGGCTCATTTCCCTTTTCACACAGTATGTGGTTTATGATTCCATGACCCTTATGGTCAATGCCTCCCCATATACCTCAGTTAATGGAATGTTTGCATCAATTCCTCCATCTAATTCAGCTTTAATTTTCCTGTCATGGATTGTAACATTCATTTTGTTCCTTTTCACTTCAGGATACATATATGATGTTATTAAATATGCAATAGATGGAAGATACGAACTTCCAGACTTTGGCAATATATTTGCAATCCTTAAGAACGGATTACGCACATTAATTGTTGGAATTGTTTATTCCATTGTGCCAGCTCTTATATTCATCCTTGGATTGATGCTGATGGTTAATGAGGCTTCAGGTGAAGCTGTAAACATGTTTGGACTTATATTGCTTTTTGTTTCATTTATTGTTGCAATATTCATTTATCTTATTGAAGTCATTGCAATCTCACATATGGTTGAAAATGACAGTCTTAAGTCTGCATTCCAATTTAGTGAGATCTTTGATATAATTTCAAATATGGGCTGGGGAAGATTTATCGGAGCCTTGATATTTGCTTTCATTGTAATTGCAATAATTTCAATGTTCTTTGGAATGATATTCGGAGCAATATCTACTGGAATTGGCATATTGTTCGATTCTGCATTGGTTTCAACTCTTGTTAGTTCTATATTGACTGGTTTGTTATTAAGTCCATATATCAGTATTGCTTTAGGCAGAATGTTTGGATCTGTTTATAAGGAGGCTATTAGTGAGTAATCTTATTGGTTTTAGCTTAGAATTAGTTTAGAATTAATATTTTTGGTTTGGAATTAGTTTATTAGTTTAATTGCTTAGAATTAGTTTAGAACTACTATATTTGGTTTGGAATTGTTTATTAGTTTAATTGCTTAGAATTAGTTTAGAACTTTCAATTTTGGTTTGGAATTAGTTTATTAGTTTAATTGCTTAGAATTAGTTTAAAAATTATAATATGTAAATGGTGATAAAATGAAGTTTAATTCAAGAGTTTTAGGGATTTTATCTCTATTATTTGTTCTTACAATTCTTGTTTCAAGTGTGGGGGCAGCAGAATATAAATTAACAGAAAAAGATTTTAATAATACCTTTAAAATAGGTATTCCAGAAGGTACAGACTTCCAGCAAGATGCATATTCAAATATTGCTGCTGGTAATGTTAACTTTGCAATGAAAGTTTTTGACAATATTGGAAATAATACTGATGGTGTTGTTTCTGTATTGTACTTTAAGGACTCTTCTTCTGATTCAAATCTTATTTCCGATGTGATTGATGATTTAAATAGCAGTGGGGAAGTTGTTGAAGAAAATGACAATTACATCATAGTTAAGAATAATTATGATGCTGAATGGAATGCTCCAGATGCCAGCACATCTTCAGATGAGTTCTGGAGCTTTATCGGTGATTTATGCTCCTCTGGCTCTGATATGAACTTTGGAGATGGTGATTCAAATATCCATCTTTCCGATGATGGAGTTAACATAGAAGATTCTAGTGCAAATGTATCATTTTCCAAAAATGGAATCTATGTTTCTGATTCCGATGGTCAGAATGTTTCCATAAGTTCTGAAGGAGTAAAAGTCTCTGGCGGGTCTTCCAATGAGACAGTGGACGTAAATGCTGATGTGGATTCAGTCATGAATTCATATTCTGAATTTGCAGACTATTCTCTTTGCTTAAAGAATCCTAAAAAAGATCAATTGATTATTATTTGTGGTAATGATTTAGATCTATTAAAGCAAATGGCAGACTCTGCTTCTTTCAAATAGGAATATAATTATTATTTGGATGAATGGGGGTGATGATTCTTTTAAAAGATAATAAAATTCTTATTTGAATTTTATTTTCTTTTATTTTTTTATCCATAGTTTTTTTATTTTTTTTATTTTTCTTCCAAATTATTTTTTTATCCCTAATTTTCTTATTTTCTTTCTATTTTTTCTTATTTTTATTATTTAACTCTTATTTTTCATAATTTCACATATAAATCAATCTAAAGAGATTAATTCTTCAATGGATTTATATAACTCTTCTAAAACAGAATAAACCTTATCTCCCATAATTATTTTAGGCTCCATATTGGCTCCATAGCTATTAATTTCTCGATTGCCATATTCTATTTCTATCTTCCAGGTGAATCCTCCATCTAATGTGCAGCTTTCATAGACTTCCTCCAAGTCCCAAAGGCCTATCTTTTCAACGGCATCCCAAAATTCAATCCACTTTTCTTCATCTATTTGATTTATATCTATTAATTCTGGATTTGGATTATTCACTAAAAGAGTGCCATTCAATAGCTTAATTGACTTTGTTCCATCGATTTGATGAGAATATTTAATTTCTAGCTTTTTTGGAAGATAGTTATTGGACATGATTTCAATCCTTAAAATTTTAATTGCTTTGATTTTTGAGATGATTTTAGAAGTTTTTGAAATGATTTTAGATAGTTTTAGAAATTATTATAGGTAGTTTTAGAAATGAATTGTTTTAAAAAGATAAATTTTTCAAAAAAAAGGGCAGTATAATAAATTTATATATCATTTTATATTAATTAATATATAGACTATTTTATTAAAGTTGGATGAAAATAAATTTAAATTTAAGTTTTAGAAATAAGATGAATTTAGAGGTGTTAAGTGATTAATATGATTAATTTAACAGATTATTTAGATAAACTATCCATAATTAAGGTTCTATCCTTCTTTTTATTAGTTATTTTGGTCTTAACTCTAATTCCAATGATATTTGACTTTCATTTGGGAAGTCTATTTTTTAAATTTATCCTTTATCTTGTAATGCTTCTATTTTTTATTTATAAATTTAATTCTATCTCTAAAAAGAATTCTAGTTCAAATTTTAATTATAATTCAAGTTCGAATAGGGATTCTAATTCAGTAAATAACTCTTCTCTTTCAGATGCTTTTAGAAACGATTTAAACAGCATATTCAAGGTTTCTAAGATTTATCACATTCTATTTATTGTTTTAGCAAACATACTATTTGTATCTGCAATATACTTTGTATTAAGTTATTTGGGATCCATATCCATTATTCAGTTTAATGCCCCTTTATTCGGTGATTTCACTGGTTTAGGCTTTGATGTAACGCTCCTTTACCTTATAACTGTAGTTATCCTATCTCCAATAATCGAAGAGTTTCTCTTTAGAGGAATCTTCTTACGAAGATTCAATCTTGAGCTTGACAATTTGACACTTGCTATCTTGATTTCCTCAGTCTTATTTGGAATTTGTCATAACTTTGGAGGAATATTGGGAGCTATTCTCTTTGGAATCTGCGTTTCCATTCTTTATGTCAAGTCCAGGAATGTATTAGTCCCTATTTTGGCTCATTTCATTAACAATCTCATTTCCTTTTTGCTGGCCCTTATTGGAATAGAGAATTTCATTCATGGAAATAGCATTGTCATTGCTTTAATAATCATTTTGGCCATTATAAGTAATTTTGTGCTCTTTAGAGCTATTGTATTAGAGTGGCCTAAATCTTTTAAAGAATAGCCTTCAGAGCTAGTATGGGAGTGCTAAATCTTTTAAAGAATAGTTTCTAGGGCTTTCTTCATTATGCTATTTTATTATCTTAAACTATTTTTCAAATCCCTATTTATTTTTAATATTTCAAGAATTAATCATAAAGTATATATAAAATATTAGTATAATCTATGTTTATGTTAAAATTTACTGGAAAAGAAATAAGAGATTTAATAATATCATTCATTGTAATTGCTTTGGCATTCTCTATTCTTTATTCAAATCGTGATTTTAATGGAATTCTATTCATATTTCCAATAGTTGCAATAGGAGTAGGTGCCGGATTCATCTTTCATGAATTAGGGCATAAGTTTGCAGCTATGCACTATGGATATTGGGCAGAATATCAATTATGGCCAACTGGACTTGTCATTGCATTGGTAAGTTCCTTTTTCGGATTCATCTTTGCAGCTCCAGGAGCAGTTGTCATATACAGTCAAGGAATGGAAAAGTCTGAGAATGGTTTGGTTTCACTTGCAGGTCCTGCAGTCAATATAGTCCTTGGATTGATCTTTTTAGGTATTTTAAATTCATTAGGTCAGGTCACTGATTATAATGGCTATATCATAGCTTTGATTTGCTTGCTTG
Encoded here:
- a CDS encoding DUF4013 domain-containing protein; this encodes MASITDIIKEGLKYPFNDTRKVLILGLIFLISGLISLFTQYVVYDSMTLMVNASPYTSVNGMFASIPPSNSALIFLSWIVTFILFLFTSGYIYDVIKYAIDGRYELPDFGNIFAILKNGLRTLIVGIVYSIVPALIFILGLMLMVNEASGEAVNMFGLILLFVSFIVAIFIYLIEVIAISHMVENDSLKSAFQFSEIFDIISNMGWGRFIGALIFAFIVIAIISMFFGMIFGAISTGIGILFDSALVSTLVSSILTGLLLSPYISIALGRMFGSVYKEAISE
- a CDS encoding site-2 protease family protein, which codes for MLKFTGKEIRDLIISFIVIALAFSILYSNRDFNGILFIFPIVAIGVGAGFIFHELGHKFAAMHYGYWAEYQLWPTGLVIALVSSFFGFIFAAPGAVVIYSQGMEKSENGLVSLAGPAVNIVLGLIFLGILNSLGQVTDYNGYIIALICLLGTRINFFLATFNLLPIPPLDGSKVLSWNALVWIVAFAISVILLVVYGGYLG
- a CDS encoding DUF4013 domain-containing protein, with the protein product MLILDIYKDSLEYSAKDLKTLLIIGVCYFLSFLFLPMFLIYGYSYRVTKVSVEGMINGNDPLPEFDDVIGMFVDGIKVCLVYLGYALVPIIIFMVFALVSSAIGGYGESVLMAFGSIITLLAIIGAYVMSMFGVANMANYDGALAKAFDIKEIIEIIQSVGVVRSVGAYIGLAIICTAIFMIVGLLLFFVFGFFGIITGTLGSYTAAGGIFIAGIILGYFLMLFIVSPYILIMQSRVAGLLYNLH
- a CDS encoding CPBP family intramembrane glutamic endopeptidase; translated protein: MINLTDYLDKLSIIKVLSFFLLVILVLTLIPMIFDFHLGSLFFKFILYLVMLLFFIYKFNSISKKNSSSNFNYNSSSNRDSNSVNNSSLSDAFRNDLNSIFKVSKIYHILFIVLANILFVSAIYFVLSYLGSISIIQFNAPLFGDFTGLGFDVTLLYLITVVILSPIIEEFLFRGIFLRRFNLELDNLTLAILISSVLFGICHNFGGILGAILFGICVSILYVKSRNVLVPILAHFINNLISFLLALIGIENFIHGNSIVIALIIILAIISNFVLFRAIVLEWPKSFKE